In the Methylomonas rhizoryzae genome, one interval contains:
- a CDS encoding beta/gamma crystallin domain-containing protein yields MNNPSIKTIWGKTIVLIGILATSVSSTQAEDGCWADFFSESQYGGDSFRLKGTQSLNNLRNVQGKDWDSRISSLKIGPNARVVLFENLNFKLTLKEMEKYPELLKSLGLTEKDAMEDKELLFGADSHIHDLSDFNFRKKTRSLQITCN; encoded by the coding sequence ATGAATAATCCAAGCATTAAAACAATATGGGGAAAAACGATAGTACTGATAGGGATATTGGCGACGAGCGTCAGCTCGACTCAGGCCGAGGATGGCTGCTGGGCGGATTTTTTCTCGGAAAGCCAGTATGGCGGAGATTCCTTCAGGCTAAAGGGGACGCAAAGTTTAAACAATTTGCGCAATGTTCAAGGTAAAGACTGGGATTCCCGGATAAGTAGTTTAAAAATAGGACCCAATGCGCGCGTTGTGCTATTTGAAAATTTGAATTTCAAACTGACTCTAAAGGAAATGGAAAAGTACCCGGAATTGCTGAAATCTTTGGGTTTAACCGAAAAAGACGCGATGGAAGATAAAGAGTTGTTGTTCGGTGCGGACTCTCACATCCACGATCTTAGCGATTTTAATTTCCGCAAAAAAACGCGTTCTTTGCAGATAACTTGCAACTAA